From Burkholderia cenocepacia, the proteins below share one genomic window:
- a CDS encoding XylR family transcriptional regulator produces the protein MTRAPSAQTPHRIALLFNANKVYDREIISGIGQYLHTTRVVWDLFLEDDFRCRLTGIERFDGDGIIADFDDPAVADALAGSPLPIVAIGSSYEDPTQYPADVPYIATDNPKLVSLAYTHLIGAGLAHFAMYSLPVAQENRWAQQRELAFDRLARADGLDAPIYRGLSTSASGWNHAIEQLIDWLHALPKPVGVIAVTDARARHLLQACLIAGIAVPEQVAIIGIDNDPLTRTLTRIPLSSVIQGTEEMGRTAAHLLHRMLRGARFPGQRILVPPVGINVLESTRHQPLASPHVMRARHFIRQYACQGIKTEQVADYVGVSRSLLEEHFRRELQRTVHQEILRHKLEAAQALLAGRQASSAEVAIRCGFTSLQYMYAVFRRELGCTPREYQERAAAPH, from the coding sequence ATGACACGCGCCCCTTCCGCCCAGACACCGCACCGCATCGCGCTGCTGTTCAACGCGAACAAGGTCTACGACCGCGAGATCATCAGCGGCATCGGCCAGTACCTGCACACGACGCGCGTCGTGTGGGACCTGTTCCTCGAAGACGACTTCCGCTGCCGGCTCACCGGGATCGAGCGTTTCGACGGCGACGGCATCATCGCGGACTTCGACGACCCGGCCGTGGCCGACGCGCTCGCCGGTTCGCCGCTGCCGATCGTCGCGATCGGATCGTCGTACGAGGACCCGACGCAGTACCCGGCCGATGTCCCATATATTGCGACGGACAACCCGAAACTCGTGTCGCTCGCCTATACGCACCTGATCGGCGCCGGACTCGCGCACTTCGCGATGTACAGCCTGCCGGTCGCGCAGGAGAACCGCTGGGCGCAGCAGCGCGAGCTCGCGTTCGACCGGCTCGCGCGCGCGGACGGGCTCGACGCGCCGATCTACCGCGGGCTGTCGACGAGCGCGTCCGGGTGGAATCACGCGATCGAGCAACTGATCGACTGGCTGCATGCGCTGCCGAAGCCGGTCGGCGTGATCGCGGTGACCGATGCGCGTGCGCGGCATCTGCTGCAGGCGTGCCTGATCGCCGGCATCGCGGTGCCGGAACAGGTCGCGATCATCGGCATCGACAACGATCCGCTCACGCGCACGCTGACGCGCATTCCGCTGTCGTCGGTGATCCAGGGCACCGAGGAAATGGGCCGCACCGCCGCGCACCTGCTGCACCGGATGCTGCGCGGCGCGCGCTTTCCCGGGCAGCGCATTCTCGTGCCGCCGGTCGGCATCAACGTGCTCGAATCGACGCGCCACCAGCCGCTCGCGAGCCCGCACGTGATGCGTGCCCGGCATTTCATCCGCCAGTACGCGTGCCAGGGCATCAAGACCGAACAGGTCGCCGACTATGTCGGCGTGTCGCGCTCGCTGCTCGAGGAGCACTTCCGGCGCGAACTGCAACGCACCGTGCACCAGGAGATCCTGCGCCACAAGCTCGAAGCCGCGCAGGCGCTGCTCGCCGGCCGCCAGGCGTCGAGCGCCGAAGTCGCGATCCGTTGCGGATTCACGTCGCTTCAATACATGTACGCGGTGTTCCGGCGCGAACTCGGCTGTACGCCGCGCGAATACCAGGAACGCGCGGCCGCCCCCCACTGA
- a CDS encoding aldose epimerase family protein, which translates to MHIDTDSSYLTPGAARVLSEPWGTLPDGEPVRRYTLRNAHGMRVVVSDLGATVVSWLAPDRTGRLADIVLAHDTPAEYLESGAYLGATVGRWANRIAGARFTLDGVDYLLDRNENGNLLHGGANGFHRARWDVLDDGGGLTLQLDSPEGDAGFPGNVRVQVRYTLDDDGTLTIDYSGWTDAPTPLNLTNHSYFNLNGRAGSDVRGHLLHIDADAFLEVDDALIPTGTADVTGTAFDFRQSAPLGARLDWPHAQLARARGFDHCYVVGNGAREVRPVARIYDPESGRELIVSTDQRGLQLYTGNYLDGLRVSGGTRCVPHAALCVEAGGFPDQVNMDGLRDDVIVRPGGVYRQTTRYRIAVQA; encoded by the coding sequence ATGCATATCGATACCGATTCCTCATACCTGACGCCCGGCGCGGCACGCGTGCTTTCCGAGCCGTGGGGCACGTTGCCCGACGGCGAGCCCGTGCGGCGCTATACGCTGCGCAACGCGCACGGGATGCGCGTCGTCGTCAGCGACCTCGGCGCGACCGTCGTGTCGTGGCTCGCGCCCGATCGCACCGGGCGCCTGGCCGATATCGTGCTCGCGCACGACACGCCGGCCGAGTACCTCGAATCCGGCGCCTATCTCGGCGCGACGGTCGGCCGCTGGGCGAACCGGATCGCCGGCGCGCGCTTCACGCTCGACGGCGTCGACTACCTGCTCGACCGCAACGAGAACGGCAACCTGTTGCACGGCGGCGCGAACGGTTTTCATCGCGCGCGGTGGGACGTGCTCGACGATGGCGGCGGGCTGACGCTGCAACTCGATTCGCCGGAAGGCGACGCGGGATTCCCCGGCAACGTGCGCGTGCAGGTGCGCTACACGCTCGACGACGACGGCACGCTGACGATCGACTATTCGGGGTGGACCGATGCGCCGACGCCGCTGAACCTGACGAATCACAGTTACTTCAACCTGAACGGGCGCGCGGGCAGCGACGTGCGCGGCCATCTGCTGCATATCGACGCCGATGCCTTCCTCGAAGTGGACGACGCGCTGATCCCGACCGGCACGGCCGACGTAACGGGCACGGCCTTCGATTTCCGGCAAAGCGCGCCGCTCGGCGCGCGCCTCGACTGGCCGCATGCGCAACTGGCGCGGGCGCGCGGCTTCGATCACTGCTACGTCGTCGGCAACGGCGCGCGTGAGGTCCGGCCCGTCGCACGGATCTACGATCCGGAAAGCGGCCGCGAGCTGATCGTGTCGACCGACCAGCGCGGCCTGCAGCTCTATACGGGCAACTATCTCGACGGCTTGCGCGTGAGCGGCGGCACGCGCTGCGTGCCACACGCGGCGCTGTGCGTCGAGGCGGGCGGCTTTCCGGATCAGGTCAACATGGACGGCCTGCGCGACGACGTGATCGTTCGTCCGGGCGGCGTCTATCGGCAGACCACGCGGTATCGGATCGCCGTTCAGGCATAG
- a CDS encoding AraC family transcriptional regulator: MSAQTDKVVHWLLSSLEPKSQLFHVGQYCGDWQASTAGRAKASFHVILHGSAWLHFADGRDSIPVAAGEAVFLLRDVPHGLSPSPVNPQACAVAGGHPLERRGSMQPLDPSVDGSVGLACGFIEFHSTVSRAIVSLFPEYLIVRRGDDAYRGIHGLFDLIRAEGRHGVDAPSPLIDKLVELLLFYAVRDAAGHDTVASGLATLMQRTGFGTLVAAIIDAPADAWTTDSMAAFANMSRTAFCKHFSEASGHPPMQFVTMVRMRLAADLLQQGLPISRAGELVGYQSESAFAHAFKRTMGMQPGAWRRERDDASRSAARLH, translated from the coding sequence ATGTCCGCGCAAACAGACAAGGTCGTCCATTGGCTGCTGTCCAGCCTGGAGCCGAAAAGCCAGCTTTTTCACGTCGGCCAGTATTGCGGCGACTGGCAGGCGTCCACCGCCGGCCGGGCGAAAGCGAGCTTCCACGTCATCCTGCATGGTTCGGCGTGGCTGCACTTCGCCGACGGGCGCGACAGCATCCCGGTCGCCGCGGGTGAAGCCGTCTTTCTGCTGCGCGACGTGCCGCACGGGTTGTCGCCGAGCCCGGTCAACCCGCAGGCCTGCGCGGTCGCGGGCGGCCATCCGCTCGAGCGGCGCGGGTCGATGCAACCGCTCGATCCGTCGGTCGACGGCAGCGTCGGGCTCGCGTGCGGCTTCATCGAATTCCACTCGACCGTGTCGCGCGCGATCGTATCGCTCTTTCCCGAGTACCTGATCGTGCGGCGCGGCGACGACGCGTATCGCGGCATCCACGGGCTGTTCGACCTGATCCGCGCCGAAGGTCGTCACGGCGTCGACGCGCCGTCCCCGCTGATCGACAAGCTGGTCGAACTGCTGCTGTTCTATGCGGTGCGGGACGCCGCCGGGCACGATACCGTGGCCAGCGGGCTCGCCACGCTGATGCAGCGGACCGGCTTCGGCACGCTGGTCGCCGCGATCATCGACGCGCCCGCCGACGCGTGGACCACGGACTCGATGGCCGCGTTCGCGAACATGTCGCGCACCGCGTTCTGCAAGCACTTCAGCGAAGCATCGGGCCATCCGCCGATGCAGTTCGTCACGATGGTGCGGATGCGGCTCGCGGCGGACCTGTTGCAGCAGGGCCTGCCGATTTCGCGGGCGGGCGAACTCGTCGGCTATCAGTCGGAATCGGCGTTTGCGCACGCGTTCAAGCGCACGATGGGCATGCAACCCGGCGCATGGCGCCGCGAGCGCGACGACGCGTCGCGATCGGCGGCGCGCTTGCACTAG
- a CDS encoding carboxymuconolactone decarboxylase family protein, which yields MSRLPLPTIETAPAASQPFLEKSQRANGFLPNLVRSLANAPVALETYLTVAEINGRAGLTFAEREAVQITAAAVHGCAFCVAGHTAAALKKAQVERADVDALRDGEPVAEPRLDAVAAFTRAVIATRGAVTDDALDAFLAAGFTEANALEVVLGVSLATLCNFANNLARNELNPELAAYRWEPRTQSA from the coding sequence GTGAGCCGCCTGCCGTTGCCCACCATCGAAACCGCCCCCGCGGCCAGCCAGCCCTTCCTCGAAAAATCGCAGCGCGCGAACGGCTTCCTGCCGAACCTCGTCCGTTCGCTCGCGAATGCGCCGGTCGCCCTCGAAACCTATCTGACCGTCGCGGAGATCAACGGCCGCGCGGGCCTCACGTTCGCCGAGCGCGAAGCCGTGCAGATCACCGCGGCCGCCGTCCACGGCTGTGCATTCTGCGTGGCCGGACACACGGCCGCCGCACTGAAAAAAGCCCAGGTCGAGCGCGCCGACGTCGACGCACTGCGCGACGGCGAGCCGGTCGCCGAGCCGCGGCTCGACGCCGTCGCTGCTTTCACGCGCGCCGTGATCGCGACGCGCGGCGCCGTGACCGACGACGCGCTCGACGCGTTCCTGGCCGCCGGCTTCACCGAAGCGAACGCACTCGAAGTGGTGCTGGGCGTGAGCCTCGCGACGCTGTGCAACTTCGCGAACAATCTGGCGCGCAACGAACTCAACCCCGAACTGGCGGCATACCGATGGGAACCCCGGACACAATCCGCCTGA
- a CDS encoding acyl-CoA dehydrogenase family protein has translation MGTPDTIRLTAPALDASLVDWLDANATQLDTSAALKAEIVPRLADAGLFRTGVPASLGGAGGTTADAIAGIAAVAEYSLTAAFVLWGQRSFIEYLLQSPNTALRERWLPALLDGRCAGASGLSNAMKYLSGIESLQIDATPHAERADDWRMTGRMAWVTNLHTERFVVAAAVAFGDGRPSAIVAIPDDAPGLTRSPDLDLIALRGSNTAALHLDAVPGDAAWLIHPDAQTFLSAVRPAFLGLQCGLSIGLARRSLAEARRAAETTRGILGPEVESCAAELAAACAQLSAGIADGSLRLHPDRLFALRIALATHVGTAVNLELEASGGRGYLRDAGLGFERRWREAAFIPIVTPSVVQLKAQLAARTRSIAA, from the coding sequence ATGGGAACCCCGGACACAATCCGCCTGACGGCGCCCGCGCTCGACGCGTCGCTCGTCGACTGGCTCGACGCGAACGCCACGCAGCTCGACACGAGCGCCGCGTTGAAAGCGGAAATCGTGCCGCGCCTCGCGGACGCCGGACTGTTCCGGACCGGCGTGCCGGCGAGCCTCGGCGGCGCGGGCGGCACGACCGCGGACGCCATTGCCGGCATCGCCGCGGTGGCCGAGTATTCGCTGACCGCCGCCTTCGTGCTGTGGGGCCAGCGCAGCTTCATCGAATACCTGCTGCAAAGCCCGAATACCGCGCTGCGCGAGCGCTGGCTGCCGGCGCTGCTCGACGGCCGTTGCGCCGGCGCAAGCGGCTTGTCGAATGCGATGAAATATCTGTCCGGCATCGAGTCGCTTCAGATCGACGCGACGCCGCACGCGGAACGCGCCGACGACTGGCGGATGACCGGCCGGATGGCGTGGGTGACGAACCTGCACACCGAACGGTTCGTGGTGGCGGCAGCGGTGGCATTTGGCGATGGCCGGCCGTCCGCGATCGTCGCGATTCCGGATGACGCGCCCGGCCTGACGCGCAGCCCCGATCTCGACCTGATCGCGCTGCGCGGCAGCAACACCGCCGCGCTGCACCTCGACGCCGTACCGGGCGACGCCGCGTGGCTGATCCATCCGGACGCACAAACCTTCCTGTCCGCTGTGCGACCGGCATTCCTCGGCTTGCAGTGCGGGCTGTCGATCGGGCTCGCGCGGCGCTCGCTGGCCGAAGCGCGTCGCGCGGCGGAAACGACGCGCGGCATTCTCGGCCCCGAAGTCGAATCCTGCGCGGCCGAACTGGCTGCCGCGTGTGCGCAACTGTCGGCCGGCATCGCGGACGGCAGCCTGCGCCTGCATCCCGACCGCCTGTTCGCGTTGCGCATCGCGCTCGCGACGCACGTGGGCACGGCCGTGAACCTCGAACTCGAGGCGAGCGGCGGTCGCGGCTATCTGCGCGATGCGGGGCTCGGCTTCGAGCGACGCTGGCGCGAAGCGGCGTTCATCCCGATCGTCACGCCGAGCGTCGTGCAGTTGAAGGCGCAACTCGCCGCACGGACGCGGAGCATCGCCGCATGA
- a CDS encoding ABC transporter ATP-binding protein translates to MTRPLLDARHLTLSYDGERRNTVLADVSLSVGRGEIVALIGPSGTGKSSLLRALAGLERPQSGTVSIDGTTLQGPHPRIAIAFQDPCLLPWLSTERNVAFGLAFEHQERLTRDQQRERVRSALHAVGLEAAVSLRPAQLSGGMAQRAALARALARQPHALLLDEPFSALDEVTRAAMQRLLVNIVATTRCATVLVTHDIDEALLVADRVVLLGTQGRFIDAWHVDYPHPRDAFVSELGTMRIDILKALQAGMKRPHASELHPSN, encoded by the coding sequence ATGACGCGCCCGCTGCTGGACGCCCGCCATCTGACGCTTAGCTACGACGGCGAGCGGCGCAATACCGTGCTCGCCGATGTCTCGCTGTCGGTCGGGCGCGGCGAAATCGTCGCGTTGATCGGCCCGAGCGGCACCGGCAAGTCGAGCCTGCTGCGTGCACTGGCCGGGCTGGAGCGACCGCAATCCGGCACCGTGTCGATCGACGGTACGACGCTGCAGGGCCCGCACCCGAGGATCGCGATCGCGTTTCAGGACCCGTGCCTGCTGCCGTGGCTGTCGACCGAACGGAACGTCGCGTTCGGGCTCGCCTTCGAACATCAGGAGCGCCTCACGCGCGATCAGCAACGCGAGCGCGTCCGCTCCGCGCTGCATGCGGTCGGGCTCGAAGCCGCCGTGTCGCTGCGCCCGGCCCAGCTCTCCGGCGGCATGGCGCAGCGCGCGGCGCTCGCCCGCGCGCTGGCGCGTCAGCCGCACGCACTGCTGCTCGACGAGCCGTTCTCGGCGCTCGACGAAGTCACCCGCGCCGCGATGCAGCGGTTGCTGGTGAACATCGTCGCGACGACGCGCTGTGCGACGGTGCTCGTGACCCACGATATCGACGAGGCGCTGCTGGTGGCCGATCGCGTCGTGCTGCTCGGCACGCAGGGCCGCTTCATCGACGCGTGGCACGTCGATTATCCGCATCCGCGCGACGCGTTCGTCAGCGAACTCGGCACGATGCGCATCGACATCCTGAAGGCGTTGCAGGCCGGCATGAAGCGCCCGCACGCGTCCGAACTCCATCCCTCGAACTGA
- a CDS encoding ABC transporter substrate-binding protein translates to MCQIPMSRREWLKLAALFTATGAAPLLSMANAHAAAEPDAPVRIGYLPITDAAPLLVAHNNGYFASEGLTVEQPKMLRSWAQLVEAFLSGQVNVVHLLSPMTLWARYGSRAPAKVVAWNHVNGSGLTVAPDIDSLRDLGGKTVAIPFWYSIHNVVLQDLLRQQGLTPVLKRRGTPAANEVNLVVMAPSDMLPALAARQIAGYIVAEPFNATAELMKIGKILRFTGDVWKNHACCVVFMHENDLTQRPAWSQKVVNAIVKAQLWARAHPQDTAQLLSKDGTHRYSPHTLASLDRVLVPSASLTDTYRASGAIRHADWHAKRIDFQPYPFPSYTEALVQRLKRTVVDGDSTFLASLDPAFAARDLVDDRFVRKSIDAVGGLTAFGQSGGFRREEIIVV, encoded by the coding sequence ATGTGCCAGATTCCGATGTCGCGCCGCGAATGGCTGAAGCTTGCGGCCCTGTTCACCGCGACGGGCGCCGCCCCGTTGCTGTCGATGGCGAATGCGCACGCCGCGGCCGAACCGGATGCGCCGGTTCGCATCGGCTACCTGCCGATCACCGACGCGGCCCCGCTGCTGGTCGCCCACAACAACGGCTATTTCGCGTCCGAAGGGCTGACGGTCGAGCAACCGAAGATGCTGCGCAGCTGGGCGCAGCTCGTCGAAGCGTTCCTGTCCGGGCAGGTCAACGTCGTGCACCTGCTGTCGCCGATGACGCTGTGGGCGCGCTACGGCAGCCGCGCGCCGGCGAAGGTGGTCGCGTGGAACCACGTGAACGGCTCCGGGCTGACGGTCGCGCCCGACATCGATTCGCTGCGCGATCTCGGCGGCAAGACCGTCGCGATTCCGTTCTGGTACTCGATTCACAACGTCGTGTTGCAGGACCTGCTGCGCCAGCAGGGGCTTACGCCGGTGCTCAAGCGGCGCGGCACGCCCGCGGCGAACGAGGTCAACCTGGTCGTGATGGCGCCGTCGGACATGCTGCCCGCGCTCGCCGCGCGCCAGATCGCCGGGTACATCGTCGCGGAGCCGTTCAACGCGACCGCGGAATTGATGAAGATCGGCAAGATCCTGCGCTTCACCGGCGACGTGTGGAAGAACCATGCGTGCTGCGTCGTGTTCATGCACGAGAACGATCTGACGCAGCGCCCCGCGTGGTCGCAAAAGGTCGTCAACGCGATCGTGAAGGCGCAGCTGTGGGCGCGCGCGCATCCGCAGGACACCGCGCAACTGCTGTCGAAAGACGGCACGCACCGCTATTCGCCGCATACGCTCGCGTCGCTCGACCGCGTGCTGGTGCCGTCGGCGTCGCTGACCGACACCTATCGCGCGAGCGGCGCGATCCGTCATGCCGACTGGCACGCGAAGCGGATCGACTTCCAGCCGTATCCGTTCCCGAGCTATACCGAGGCGCTGGTTCAGCGGCTGAAGCGGACGGTGGTCGACGGCGACAGCACCTTCCTCGCATCGCTCGACCCGGCGTTCGCTGCCCGCGATCTCGTCGACGACCGGTTCGTGCGCAAGAGCATCGACGCGGTCGGCGGCCTGACCGCGTTCGGCCAATCGGGCGGGTTCCGCCGCGAGGAGATCATCGTTGTCTGA
- a CDS encoding ABC transporter permease, which yields MSDALATRRSSAPDTRRRGGVRFPARSAAGWLGVAGLVATVAVWWVAIHLLTEPGSLGRQFAPDSAFASLRALCADDQLLEHALVSLRRIGVGLGAALLAGVPLGLLLGRVRWVERMLSPTFQFLRMVSPLSWMPLAVMSFGIGDRAIYFLLGFAALWPVLMSTAAGVTQIDRRWLQLGASLAATRRELLVHIVLPAIAGPLLNGIRLAIGILWIVLVPAEMLGVNAGLGYLILDTRDRLAYAELTAVIVVIGALGFTLDGIARGLIRALLASDR from the coding sequence TTGTCTGACGCGCTCGCCACCCGCCGCTCGTCCGCACCCGACACGCGCCGGCGCGGCGGCGTCCGCTTCCCGGCCCGCTCGGCCGCGGGCTGGCTCGGCGTGGCCGGGCTCGTGGCGACGGTCGCCGTCTGGTGGGTCGCGATCCACCTGTTGACCGAGCCCGGCTCACTTGGCCGGCAGTTCGCGCCGGATAGCGCGTTCGCGAGCCTGCGCGCGCTGTGTGCGGACGATCAGTTGCTCGAACACGCGCTCGTCAGCCTGCGACGCATCGGCGTCGGGCTCGGTGCGGCGCTGCTGGCCGGCGTCCCGCTCGGCCTGTTGCTCGGCCGCGTGCGATGGGTCGAGCGGATGCTGTCGCCGACGTTCCAGTTCCTGCGCATGGTGTCGCCGTTGTCGTGGATGCCGCTCGCGGTCATGTCGTTCGGCATCGGCGACCGCGCGATCTACTTCCTGCTCGGGTTCGCTGCGTTGTGGCCGGTGCTGATGAGCACGGCCGCCGGCGTCACGCAGATCGACCGGCGCTGGCTGCAGCTCGGCGCGAGCCTCGCGGCCACCCGCCGCGAGTTGCTGGTCCATATCGTGCTGCCCGCGATCGCGGGGCCGCTGCTCAACGGCATCCGGCTCGCGATCGGCATCCTGTGGATCGTGCTGGTGCCGGCCGAGATGCTCGGCGTCAATGCCGGCCTCGGCTACCTGATCCTCGATACGCGCGACCGGCTCGCGTATGCCGAACTGACGGCGGTGATCGTCGTCATCGGCGCGCTCGGCTTCACGCTCGACGGCATCGCGCGGGGGTTGATCCGCGCGCTGCTGGCGTCCGACCGCTAG
- a CDS encoding SfnB family sulfur acquisition oxidoreductase, translating into MSDTSATIQERPADARPQVARVIADDAEAIAVAHALAQRLAQGAAERDRERRLPREEIEWFSQSGLWAITVPKAYGGAGVSHVTLTEVIKIIAAADASLGQLPQNHFGLIDVITLVGTDAQKRHFFAEVLSGKRFGNGFSEKGTKHVLDLKTRVRRDGDDYVVDGTKFYSTGALFAHYVPVLGLDDAQQAWLAYVPQPTPGLTVIDDWSGFGQRTTASGTVVLDAVRIPASHVLPAQRVSDVPTLNGPLSQIIQAAIDAGIAKAAIDDTLAFVRTRTRPWVDSGVERAVDDPLTIREIGRLHIQLHAADALLERAARTLDEITAKGDVTEDDVARASVAVGEAKVLTTEVALLAGEKLFELAGTQSTLAEHNLDRHWRNARTHTLHDPVRWKYHLVGNYYLNGARPARHAWN; encoded by the coding sequence ATGTCAGACACGAGCGCGACGATTCAGGAGCGGCCGGCCGACGCACGACCGCAGGTGGCCCGCGTGATTGCGGACGATGCGGAAGCGATCGCGGTCGCGCATGCGCTGGCGCAACGCCTCGCGCAAGGGGCTGCCGAGCGCGATCGCGAGCGCCGCCTGCCGCGCGAGGAAATCGAATGGTTTTCGCAGTCGGGGCTGTGGGCGATCACGGTGCCGAAGGCATACGGCGGTGCAGGCGTCTCGCACGTGACGCTCACCGAGGTGATCAAGATCATCGCCGCGGCCGATGCGTCGCTCGGGCAGCTTCCGCAGAATCATTTCGGGCTGATCGACGTGATCACGCTCGTCGGCACCGATGCGCAAAAGCGTCATTTCTTCGCCGAAGTGCTGAGCGGCAAGCGGTTCGGCAACGGATTCTCGGAGAAGGGCACGAAGCACGTGCTCGACCTGAAGACGCGCGTGCGTCGCGACGGCGACGACTATGTGGTCGACGGCACGAAGTTCTACTCGACCGGTGCGTTGTTCGCGCATTACGTGCCGGTGCTCGGGCTCGACGACGCGCAGCAGGCCTGGCTCGCGTACGTGCCGCAACCGACGCCGGGGCTGACCGTGATCGACGACTGGTCGGGATTCGGGCAGCGCACGACCGCGAGCGGCACGGTCGTGCTCGACGCGGTGCGCATCCCGGCGTCGCACGTGCTGCCCGCGCAGCGCGTGTCGGACGTGCCGACGCTCAACGGCCCGCTGTCGCAGATCATCCAGGCGGCGATCGACGCGGGCATCGCGAAGGCGGCCATCGACGATACGCTCGCGTTCGTGCGGACCCGCACGCGGCCGTGGGTCGACAGCGGCGTCGAGCGGGCGGTGGACGATCCGCTGACGATTCGCGAAATCGGCCGCCTGCACATCCAGCTGCATGCGGCCGACGCGTTGCTCGAACGTGCGGCGCGCACGCTCGACGAGATCACGGCCAAGGGCGACGTGACCGAGGACGACGTCGCACGGGCGTCCGTCGCGGTCGGCGAAGCGAAGGTGCTGACGACCGAGGTCGCGCTGCTCGCCGGCGAGAAGCTGTTCGAGCTGGCCGGCACGCAGTCGACGCTCGCGGAGCACAATCTCGACCGGCACTGGCGCAACGCGCGCACGCATACGCTGCACGATCCGGTGCGCTGGAAATATCACCTCGTCGGCAACTACTACCTGAACGGCGCCCGCCCGGCGCGGCATGCGTGGAATTGA
- a CDS encoding acyl-CoA dehydrogenase family protein, with protein sequence MTSSHAAPDLSTGTDYDALASRFRPIFERIAAGTAERERNRELPHEAIGWLKSAGFGAIRLPASAGGAGASLPQLFRLLTELAAADSNLPQALRGHFAFVEDWLNAPAGPQRTTWFDRFASGQLVGNAWSEAGDVPLGQTVTKVSEQNGRLVLNGRKFYSTGSLFADWIDVFAQRAHDGSDVIVAVATAQPGVIREDDWDGFGQTTTGSGTTRFENAAVDADNVIDFARRFKYQTAFYQLFHVATLAGIGHAIVRDAGELVRNRTRVYSHGNAPRAGDDAQLQQVIGEIASWAYAADALALRAAQPLQHAYEARFGGDEAAEQAANVAAEIESAQSQLVVSELVLRAATRLFDALGASATRSTTALDRHWRNARTVSSHNPLVYKARIVGDWIINGRTPPFVWRVGNGADAHAGAGAEAGAAQ encoded by the coding sequence ATGACTTCGTCGCACGCAGCTCCCGACCTTTCCACCGGTACCGATTACGATGCGCTCGCGAGCCGGTTCCGGCCGATCTTCGAGCGCATCGCCGCCGGCACCGCCGAGCGCGAACGCAACCGTGAACTCCCGCACGAGGCGATCGGCTGGCTGAAGTCGGCCGGCTTCGGCGCGATCCGGCTGCCGGCGAGCGCCGGCGGCGCGGGCGCATCGCTGCCACAGTTGTTCCGGCTGCTGACCGAACTGGCCGCCGCCGATTCCAATTTGCCGCAGGCATTGCGCGGGCATTTCGCGTTCGTCGAGGATTGGCTGAACGCGCCGGCCGGGCCGCAGCGCACGACGTGGTTCGACCGCTTCGCGAGCGGCCAGCTCGTCGGCAATGCGTGGTCGGAGGCCGGCGACGTGCCGCTCGGCCAGACCGTTACCAAGGTGTCGGAGCAGAACGGCCGGCTCGTGCTGAACGGCCGGAAGTTCTACAGCACCGGCAGCCTGTTCGCCGACTGGATCGACGTGTTCGCGCAGCGCGCACACGATGGCAGCGACGTGATCGTCGCCGTCGCGACCGCGCAGCCGGGCGTGATCCGCGAGGACGACTGGGACGGCTTCGGCCAGACCACCACCGGCAGCGGCACGACGCGTTTCGAGAATGCGGCGGTCGACGCGGACAACGTGATCGATTTCGCGCGCCGCTTCAAGTACCAGACCGCGTTCTACCAGCTGTTCCACGTCGCGACGCTGGCCGGCATCGGCCACGCGATCGTGCGCGACGCGGGCGAGCTCGTGCGCAACCGCACGCGCGTGTACAGCCACGGCAATGCGCCGCGCGCGGGTGACGACGCACAGCTTCAGCAGGTGATCGGCGAGATCGCGTCATGGGCATACGCGGCCGACGCACTCGCACTGCGTGCCGCGCAGCCGCTTCAGCACGCGTACGAAGCGCGCTTCGGCGGCGACGAAGCGGCCGAGCAGGCGGCGAACGTCGCGGCCGAAATCGAATCCGCGCAGAGCCAGCTCGTCGTGTCCGAACTCGTGCTGCGCGCGGCGACGCGCCTGTTCGACGCGCTCGGCGCATCAGCAACCCGCAGCACGACCGCGCTCGATCGCCACTGGCGCAACGCGCGCACGGTGTCGTCGCACAATCCGCTCGTGTACAAGGCGCGCATCGTCGGCGATTGGATCATCAACGGCCGCACGCCGCCGTTCGTCTGGCGCGTCGGCAACGGGGCGGACGCCCACGCGGGCGCCGGTGCGGAAGCGGGGGCCGCGCAATGA